The following coding sequences lie in one Thermomicrobium sp. 4228-Ro genomic window:
- a CDS encoding cobalamin B12-binding domain-containing protein: MSRRPIRVLIAKPGLDGHDRGAKVLARALRDAGMEVIYTGLFQTPESIARAAADEDVDVVGLSILSGAHNQLVPEVLRELRAAGKGDVLVLVGGIIPQEDVPFLKEQGVSDVFGPGTSLSTIVAYIERKMQDRLSQVGT, from the coding sequence CGACCGATTCGCGTTCTCATCGCTAAGCCGGGGCTCGATGGACACGATCGTGGTGCGAAGGTACTCGCGCGTGCGCTCCGCGACGCCGGCATGGAAGTGATCTACACGGGCCTTTTCCAGACACCGGAGTCGATCGCTCGTGCAGCGGCGGACGAGGACGTTGACGTTGTGGGCCTGAGTATCCTGTCCGGAGCGCACAATCAACTCGTCCCAGAGGTTCTTCGGGAACTCCGGGCAGCCGGAAAAGGCGATGTGCTGGTACTGGTCGGCGGCATCATTCCACAGGAAGATGTGCCCTTCTTGAAAGAACAGGGGGTTTCTGACGTCTTCGGTCCGGGTACTTCGCTCTCGACCATCGTGGCCTATATCGAGCGGAAAATGCAGGATCGGTTATCTCAGGTAGGTACATAG